A genomic region of Miscanthus floridulus cultivar M001 chromosome 3, ASM1932011v1, whole genome shotgun sequence contains the following coding sequences:
- the LOC136544986 gene encoding cysteine-rich receptor-like protein kinase 29: protein MDSGATDHEVLEKKLEKKLQDPTAEPMSLPLEFLKFITCDFSTERELGRGAYGVVYKGVLQSGKVIAVKKIFDVHLLDLDNSNNNKQFENEITCLMGIRHQNVVQLVGYCVQTRSEAMKLPSGEHVLVQTPACLLCFEFECKGSLDKHVSDDFSALDWYMRYEIIRGVCRGLHYLHHECNIVHLDLKPQNILMDAMMMPKITDFGLSRLLGEEKSKTVTKKLAGTIGYMAKEYIDKGIISTKADIFSLGVILIEIITGRRD from the exons ATGGACAGTGGAGCTACTGACCATGAAGTATTGGAGAAAAAATTGGAGAAAAAGCTGCAGGATCCAACTGCAGAACCAATGTCCTTGCCACTGGAATTTTTGAAATTCATCACATGCGATTTTTCCACTGAACGAGAACTTGGCAGGGGTGCATATGGAGTAGTATACAAG GGAGTTCTCCAGAGCGGCAAAGTTATTGCTGTAAAGAAGATTTTTGATGTACATCTATTGGACTTGGACAATAGCAATAATAATAAGCAATTCGAGAATGAGATCACTTGTCTTATGGGGATCAGGCACCAAAATGTCGTACAACTTGTAGGTTACTGTGTCCAAACTAGGTCAGAAGCGATGAAGCTACCGAGTGGGGAACATGTTTTGGTTCAAACACCTGCATGTTTGCTCTGCTTTGAATTTGAATGTAAGGGAAGCCTTGACAAGCATGTTTCTG ATGACTTTTCGGCCCTTGATTGGTATATGAGATATGAGATAATTAGGGGAGTTTGCAGAGGTTTGCATTATCTTCATCATGAATGTAATATTGTTCATCTGGACCTTAAACCTCAAAACATACTGATGGATGCCATGATGATGCCAAAAATTACGGATTTTGGTTTGTCAAGGCTTTTGGGtgaagaaaaatccaaaactgTCACTAAAAAGCTTGCAGGAACGAT TGGATATATGGCTAAAGAATACATAGACAAGGGAATTATCTCCACTAAGGCAGATATATTCAGTTTGGGGGTCATCTTAATAGAGATAATCACAGGTCGGAGGGAC